The following are from one region of the Molothrus aeneus isolate 106 chromosome 7, BPBGC_Maene_1.0, whole genome shotgun sequence genome:
- the LOC136558950 gene encoding C-X-C chemokine receptor type 2-like: protein MESLSYSGDLSNILYLYNYTYDYSTAMPDTAISSSPCRPESSALNKYLVVVIYCLVFILSVVGNGLVVLVVTSIHTSRSVTDVYLLNLAVADLLFALTLPLWAAYRAHEWVFGTVMCKAISVLQEANFYSGILLLACISVDRYLAIVYATRAATEKRHWVKFVCLGIWVFSTLLSLPVLLFREAFRSPNNGTVCYERISGEDTAKWRVVLRILPQTFGFVLPLLVMLFCYGVTIHTLLQTKNAQKQRAMKVIFAVVLVFLICWLPYNITLVSDTLMRTRAIAETCERRNRIDTALSVTQVLGFAHSCINPIIYAFIGQKFRNSFLKILAQRGLISKDAVARYGRASYASTSGNTSTTL from the coding sequence ATGGAGTCCTTGTCCTACAGTGGGGATCTCTCCAACATCTTGTACCTTTACAACTACACCTATGACTACAGCACAGCCATGCCTGACACTGCTATCTCATCCTCTCCGTGCCGGCCTGAAAGCTCTGCCCTCAACAAGTACCTGGTAGTGGTGATCTACTGCCTCGTCTTCATCCTCAGTGTGGTGGGGAATgggctggtggtgctggtggtgacCTCCATCCACACCAGCCGCTCCGTCACCGACGTCTATTTGCTCAACCTGGCTGTGGCAGACCTGCTCTTCGCTTTGACCCTGCCGCTCTGGGCAGCCTACCGAGCCCACGAGTGGGTCTTTGGCACTGTGATGTGCAAAGccatctctgtgctgcaggaagccAACTTCTACAGTGGCATCCTTCTGCTGGCCTGCATTAGCGTGGACCGCTACCTGGCCATCGTCTACGCCACACGGGCTGCCACTGAGAAGAGGCACTGGGTGAAGTTTGTCTGCTTGGGCATCTGGGTTTTCTCCACGCTGCTCTCCCTGCCGGTGTTGCTCTTCCGCGAGGCTTTCCGCTCGCCCAACAATGGCACCGTGTGCTATGAGCGCATCAGCGGCGAGGACACGGCCAAGTGGCGGGTGGTGCTGCGGATCCTGCCGCAGACCTTTGGCTTTGTCTTGCCCCTGCTGGTGATGCTCTTCTGCTATGGCGTCACCATCCACACCCTCCTGCAGACCAAGAATGCCCAGAAGCAGCGGGCCATGAAGGTTATCTTCGCTGTGGTGCTGGTCTTCCTCATCTGCTGGCTGCCCTACAACATCACACTGGTGAGCGATACCCTCATGAGGACGCGTGCCATTGCCGAGACCTGTGAGAGGAGGAACCGCATTGACACTGCCCTCTCTGTCACGCAGGTCCTGGGCTTTGCCCACAGCTGCATCAACCCTATCATCTACGCCTTCATCGGTCAAAAGTTTCGCAACAGCTTCCTCAAGATCCTGGCGCAGCGTGGGCTGATCAGCAAGGATGCTGTTGCCCGCTACGGCCGCGCCTCCTATGCCTCCACCTCTGGCAATACATCCACCACCCTCTGA
- the RUFY4 gene encoding RUN and FYVE domain-containing protein 4, whose translation MAGEGELNRVIKDLQKTVAELKCSYQEQNLPVTDGSRELHSLCAQLEFLLQFDLKEKRSFFGQRKDYWDFLCQGLARCRQEHEGIHFVTSLDKLKTPVGRGRAFLRYCLVHRQLAESLQLCLLDPESLCEWYYARSPFLSPKRREEILGSLYELDGVTFHLALYRSDLDTAWPMFSEPLVRPSLVTRSSPAKTALQTDRISTVAHGWSDGTGHLTVALHEPPAHPCPPTLAALQAGSVQVEDIEEDAEDGEMKKDMEEEDEEDVEEDDSKDTKEVKVEDVEVDVEEDLEEKHEELEEEKEMKDVDVEELEDAHGTGKAAQPGMSPLSSGTRCMLGSLSLVPRQPGGTEESLQALVSQLRAELGQREAAAQALAARLARADRRQRRQEEGSARRAQLWARQEEALRETNTFLQRALEAAVAAGEPGALARAQEEARGWQEVAEERGTQLARALAETAALTSRLQECQEALVAAGRTDVLKDAGTSDELAAVEEVLRQALELARGLQELPRAPQAEGEPSTVTSMAMRLASLAASAQEETWQSRQQLQAQRQEMARLQEELSRARQDGERWASALQRAQREALEREATRGAEQARQQELIRDMKGRLLELLREKDALWQKTEGIDVPVPSPVPRDPGLCARCHKDFRLLSRRYSCSRLCQGKVCHTCSVDMGKHGRCCLICYQQRHPQAT comes from the exons atggcaggggaaggggagcTCAATCGTGTCATCAAGGACCTGCAGA AGACCGTGGCCGAGCTGAAATGCAGCTACCAGGAGCAGAACCTGCCGGTGACAGACGGGAGCCGGGAGCTGCACAGCCTCTGTGCCCAACTAGAGTTCCTCCTCCAG TTTGACCTCAAGGAGAAGAGAAGCTTCTTTGGGCAGCGCAAGGACTATTGGGACTTCttgtgccaggggctggcacGGTGCCGGCAGGAGCATGAAGGCATTCACTTCGTCACTTCCCTGGACAAG CTGAAGACCCCTGTGGGCAGGGGCCGAGCCTTTCTGCGGTACTGCCTGGTGCACCGGCAGCTGGCAgagtccctgcagctctgccttctcgACCCTGAGAGCCTCTG TGAGTGGTACTACGCCCGTAGCCCCTTCCTGAGCCCCAAACGGCGAGAGGAGATCCTGGGCAGCCTCTATGAGCTGGATGGTGTCACCTTCCACCTGGCTCTGTACAGGAGTGACCTGGACACCGCCTGGCCCATGTTCTCCGA GCCACTGGTACGGCCCAGCCTGGTgaccaggagcagcccagcaaagacagccctgcagacagacaggATCAGCACTGTGGCACATGGATGGTCTGATGGCACTGGCCATCTCACTGTGGCACTCCATGAGCCaccagcccatccctgcccacccactttggctgccctgcaggcagggagtgTGCAAGTGGAAGATATAGAGGAAGATGCAGAGGATGGGGAGATGAAGAAGGAcatggaagaggaggatgaagaggacGTGGAGGAGGACGACAGTAAGGATACAAAGGAGGTGAAGGTGGAGGATGTGGAAGTGGATGTGGAGGAGGATTTGGAAGAGAAGCATGAAGAgttggaggaggagaaggagatgaAGGATGTGGATGTAGAGGAACTGGAGGATGCACATGGCACTGGCaaagcagcccagcctggcatgTCCCCCCTGTCCAGTGGCACAAGGTGCATGctggggtccctgtccctggtgcCCAGGCAGCCGGGTGGGACAGAGGAATCCCTGCAGGCGCTGGTGTCGCAGCTCCGGGCCGAGCTGGGGCAGCGGGAGGCGGCGGCCCAGGCGCTGGCGGCGCGGCTGGCGCGGGCGGaccggcggcagcggcggcaggaggagggcagcgcccggcgggcacagctctgggcacgcCAGGAGGAGGCACTGCGGGAAACCAACACCTTCCTGCAGCGGGCACTGGAGGCAGCGGTGGCAGCGGGGGAGCCGGGGGCACTGGCACGGGCACAGGAGGAGGCACGGGGCTGGCAAGAAGTGGCAGAGGAGCGGGGCACCCAGCTGGCCAGGGCGCTGGCAGAGACGGCGGCGCTGACCTCGCGCCTGCAGGAATGCCAGGAAGCGCTGGTGGCGGCAGGACGGACGGACGTGCTGAAGGATGCTGGTACCTCAGATGAGTTGGCTGCCGTGGAGGAGGTGCTGCGGCAGGCACTGGAGCTCGCCCGTggtctccaggagctcccacgAGCCCCACAGGCAGAAGGGGAGCCCAGCACGGTCACCAGCATGGCCATG CGCTtggccagcctggctgcctcaGCACAGGAGGAGACCTGGCAGAGccggcagcagctccaggcccagcgACAGGAGATGGCacggctgcaggaggagctcagcag GGCCCGGCAGGACGGTGAGCGCTGGGCATCGGCGCTGCAGCGGGCGCAGCGGGAGGCCCTGGAGCGGGAGGCCACGCGCGGCGCCGAGCAGGCACGGCAGCAGGAGCTTATCCGCGACATGAAGGGgcggctgctggagctgctgcg GGAGAAGGATGCCCTGTGGCAGAAGACAGAGGGCATTGACGTCCCGGTGCCCAGCCCGGTGCCCCGCgacccagggctgtgtgcccGCTGCCACAAGGATTTCCGCCTCCTCTCCCGGCGGTACAGCTGCag caggctgtgccagggcaaggTGTGCCACACCTGCTCCGTGGACATGGGCAAGCACGGCCGCTGCTGCCTGATTTGCTACCAGCAGAGGCACCCGCAGGCCacatga